One genomic window of Halobellus limi includes the following:
- a CDS encoding DUF3179 domain-containing protein, with protein sequence MARLLTRRAVLAGVGVASLAGCLGGGRTDRSDDSGDAGGSGDTGEQSAAESGEGGATASGESGGGGSGPPTRDDRLPLPMEPSALRSEAVSGGPPKDGIPAIESPKFVSAEAGSADLDPGDPVFGVATGGEPKAYPQSILVAHEICNDVVDGTPVSVTYCPLTGTAMGVERGETTFGVSGRLVNNNLIMYDRATETWWPQVLSTAIPGPWNEDPDVWSLREFRVVWTTWERWRNRYPDTRVLSRDTGFAKNYDRDPYGSYNPRAGYYAPNSQPMFGSLSEDERLQPKRVVIGARAPDGAAAFEKDRLREAKLIEGELGGAPVLAVYEPTLDTGYVFRNPDERRFEYRDGRVVDGAGDAHAPDALPLDRVIAFDAMWFAWSGFYPETTLYA encoded by the coding sequence ATGGCGCGACTTCTCACTCGCCGTGCCGTCCTCGCCGGCGTCGGAGTCGCATCGCTCGCCGGCTGTCTCGGCGGGGGACGAACCGATAGATCCGACGATTCCGGGGATGCGGGCGGCTCCGGCGACACCGGCGAACAGTCGGCGGCCGAATCCGGCGAAGGGGGAGCGACGGCGTCCGGGGAATCGGGCGGGGGAGGATCGGGGCCGCCGACGCGTGACGACCGGCTTCCGCTTCCGATGGAGCCGTCGGCCCTCCGGAGCGAAGCGGTGTCCGGCGGCCCGCCGAAGGACGGCATCCCGGCGATCGAGAGTCCGAAATTCGTCTCGGCCGAGGCGGGATCGGCCGACCTCGATCCCGGCGATCCGGTGTTCGGGGTCGCGACGGGCGGCGAGCCGAAAGCGTATCCCCAGTCGATACTGGTGGCACACGAGATCTGTAACGACGTCGTCGACGGCACGCCCGTGAGCGTCACCTACTGCCCCCTGACGGGCACCGCGATGGGGGTCGAACGCGGCGAGACCACCTTCGGCGTCTCCGGGCGGCTGGTGAACAACAACCTGATTATGTACGACCGCGCCACGGAGACGTGGTGGCCGCAGGTGCTCTCGACGGCCATTCCGGGGCCGTGGAACGAGGATCCGGACGTCTGGTCGCTCCGGGAGTTCCGAGTCGTCTGGACGACGTGGGAGCGATGGCGGAACCGCTACCCCGACACGCGCGTGCTCTCGCGCGACACCGGGTTCGCGAAGAACTACGACCGGGACCCCTACGGGTCGTACAACCCCCGAGCGGGGTACTACGCGCCGAACTCCCAGCCGATGTTCGGATCGCTCTCCGAGGACGAGCGTCTCCAACCGAAACGGGTCGTGATCGGAGCGCGAGCCCCCGACGGAGCGGCTGCCTTCGAGAAGGACCGGCTCAGGGAAGCGAAGCTCATCGAAGGCGAACTCGGCGGGGCGCCGGTCCTCGCGGTCTACGAACCGACCCTGGATACGGGCTACGTCTTCCGGAACCCCGACGAAAGGCGGTTCGAGTACCGCGACGGTCGGGTCGTCGACGGCGCCGGCGACGCCCACGCGCCGGACGCGCTTCCTCTGGATCGAGTCATCGCGTTCGACGCGATGTGGTTCGCCTGGAGCGGGTTCTACCCGGAGACGACGCTGTATGCCTGA
- a CDS encoding haloacid dehalogenase type II, translated as MTFDPDRVRTVTFDSYSTLVDVDAAEKALADRVAAPEPVSKLWRSRSIEYTFVANHVDAYQPFYEMNRDALQYALDAHDEGISTDERDEILAVYHELDVFDDVRDGIERLRSGGYDCYVVSNGNPEMLASMVEHAGIGDLIEDAISAEEVRTFKPDAEIYRHAAGRTGTPIGEIAHVTAGWFDVMGAKHAGMQGVWVDRKGTPWESFDGEPDLTVESFHELADALDV; from the coding sequence ATGACGTTCGACCCAGACCGCGTGAGGACGGTCACGTTCGACTCCTACAGCACGCTCGTCGACGTGGACGCGGCCGAGAAGGCGCTGGCCGACCGCGTCGCCGCGCCCGAGCCCGTCTCGAAGCTCTGGCGCTCGCGATCGATCGAGTACACGTTCGTCGCCAACCACGTCGACGCCTACCAGCCGTTCTACGAGATGAACCGCGACGCGCTCCAGTACGCGCTGGACGCCCACGACGAGGGGATCTCGACGGACGAGCGCGACGAGATCCTGGCGGTGTACCACGAACTCGACGTCTTCGACGACGTCCGCGACGGCATCGAACGGCTCCGCTCGGGCGGGTACGACTGCTACGTCGTCTCGAACGGCAACCCCGAGATGCTGGCGTCGATGGTCGAACACGCCGGGATCGGCGACCTGATCGAAGACGCGATCAGCGCCGAGGAGGTCCGGACCTTCAAACCCGACGCCGAGATCTACCGCCACGCCGCCGGACGGACGGGGACGCCGATCGGGGAGATCGCCCACGTCACGGCGGGTTGGTTCGACGTGATGGGCGCGAAGCACGCCGGGATGCAGGGCGTCTGGGTCGACCGCAAGGGGACGCCGTGGGAGTCCTTCGACGGCGAACCGGATCTCACAGTCGAGTCGTTCCACGAACTGGCAGACGCCCTGGACGTCTGA
- a CDS encoding winged helix-turn-helix domain-containing protein — protein MSAHSSLTTAENAVALGDLPPSAKLVAKTLEYEGDLTQSQLAESTLLPTRTVRYGLTQLEENGLVTSEISFIDARKRVYSLDVPER, from the coding sequence ATGAGCGCACATTCCTCGTTGACGACCGCCGAGAACGCCGTCGCGCTGGGCGATCTCCCCCCGAGCGCGAAGCTCGTCGCGAAGACGCTCGAGTACGAGGGCGACCTCACGCAGTCCCAGCTCGCAGAGTCGACGCTCTTGCCCACGCGAACCGTCCGGTACGGACTGACACAGCTCGAAGAGAACGGCCTCGTGACGTCCGAGATCTCGTTTATCGACGCCCGAAAGCGGGTGTATTCGCTCGACGTCCCCGAACGGTGA
- a CDS encoding winged helix-turn-helix transcriptional regulator: MRDSTTRQGPTCDVDGTCYCPLTGVIDTLSKKYAMQLVSIIGAHDSLRFGEIEEHLPGASTSTISTRLDEFEAAGLVSRTQYDEIPPRVEYALTRDGDEVRTRLEPLLEWATDR; encoded by the coding sequence ATGAGAGATTCGACGACACGCCAGGGGCCGACGTGCGACGTGGACGGAACGTGCTACTGTCCGCTGACGGGCGTCATCGACACGCTCAGCAAAAAGTATGCGATGCAGCTCGTGAGCATCATCGGGGCGCACGACTCCCTCCGGTTCGGCGAGATCGAGGAGCACCTCCCCGGCGCGAGCACGTCCACGATATCGACCCGACTGGACGAGTTCGAGGCCGCCGGGTTGGTCTCTCGGACGCAGTACGACGAGATCCCGCCGCGCGTCGAGTACGCGCTGACCCGGGACGGCGACGAGGTGCGGACCCGTCTGGAGCCGCTCTTGGAGTGGGCGACCGACCGGTGA
- the merA gene encoding mercury(II) reductase — protein MSDQHSYDLVVLGGGAAAFAAVTEAGRRGLSTAMVNAGLPIGGTCVNVGCVPSKRLLAVAESAFASRENPFDAVRYGDGEPAVDWAAAIDGTDDLVERFRRTNYVDVADHHGTDVYEGRGRFVRDTTIEVVDGTDAGVRIAGEKALVATGSSPSAPPIEGLDEVDYYTSETILRERDLPESVVVVGGGYVALEWGQILHRVGVDVTVLQRSARVLSSMEGRLGRELQRVFEAEGIEIVTGNEFEHVRGTGADAMESGVAVETTVDGTERTVTGEALFVATGVRPNSDGIGVETDDDGSVTVDEYLRTTNSDVYAAGDVIGDPELETVAAKEGNHAVGNAFGGEGVTIDYGSVPAVVFTSPEVASVGTTEREYAAEHGTCSCRTVRMEDVPRARVLEDTDGLVQVVKHHETDEIVGVHMVGPRAAETIGEATLAVKFGLTVDDVIDTVHPFPTFSEAFKHACQAFRRDTSTMSCCVE, from the coding sequence ATGTCCGACCAACACTCCTACGACCTCGTCGTCCTCGGCGGTGGAGCCGCGGCGTTCGCCGCGGTCACCGAAGCCGGCCGGCGCGGGCTCTCGACGGCGATGGTGAACGCGGGCCTCCCGATCGGCGGGACCTGCGTCAACGTCGGTTGCGTCCCCAGCAAACGGCTCCTCGCCGTCGCGGAGAGCGCCTTCGCGTCGCGGGAGAACCCCTTCGACGCGGTCCGCTACGGCGACGGCGAGCCCGCCGTCGACTGGGCCGCCGCGATAGACGGGACCGACGACCTCGTCGAGCGGTTCCGCCGGACCAACTACGTCGACGTCGCCGACCACCACGGCACCGACGTCTACGAGGGCCGCGGGAGATTCGTGCGGGACACCACCATCGAGGTGGTCGACGGAACCGACGCGGGGGTACGCATCGCCGGCGAGAAGGCACTCGTCGCGACCGGGAGTTCGCCGTCGGCTCCGCCTATCGAGGGCCTCGACGAGGTGGACTATTACACGAGCGAAACGATCCTCCGAGAGCGCGATCTCCCCGAGAGCGTCGTGGTGGTGGGGGGCGGCTACGTCGCGCTCGAATGGGGGCAGATCCTCCACCGCGTCGGCGTCGACGTGACCGTCCTCCAGCGCTCCGCCCGCGTGCTCTCGAGTATGGAGGGGCGGCTCGGCCGGGAGCTGCAACGTGTCTTCGAAGCGGAGGGGATCGAGATCGTCACCGGCAACGAATTCGAGCACGTCCGCGGGACGGGAGCCGACGCGATGGAGTCGGGCGTGGCCGTCGAGACGACCGTCGACGGCACCGAGCGGACGGTCACCGGCGAGGCGCTGTTCGTCGCGACGGGCGTCCGGCCCAACAGCGACGGGATCGGCGTCGAGACCGACGACGACGGTAGCGTCACCGTCGACGAGTACCTCCGGACGACGAACTCCGACGTCTACGCCGCCGGCGACGTGATCGGCGATCCCGAACTCGAGACGGTCGCCGCCAAGGAAGGGAACCACGCCGTCGGGAACGCCTTCGGCGGGGAGGGCGTCACGATCGATTACGGCTCGGTTCCCGCGGTCGTATTCACCAGTCCGGAGGTGGCCTCCGTCGGCACCACCGAACGCGAGTACGCGGCCGAGCACGGCACCTGTTCCTGTCGGACCGTCCGGATGGAAGACGTCCCCCGGGCGAGAGTACTCGAGGATACGGACGGCCTCGTGCAGGTCGTAAAACACCACGAGACCGACGAGATCGTCGGCGTGCATATGGTCGGTCCCCGGGCGGCTGAGACGATCGGGGAAGCGACGCTGGCGGTGAAGTTCGGACTGACCGTCGACGACGTCATCGACACCGTCCACCCCTTCCCGACGTTCTCGGAGGCGTTCAAACACGCCTGTCAGGCGTTCCGGCGCGACACGTCGACGATGAGTTGCTGCGTGGAGTAA
- a CDS encoding succinylglutamate desuccinylase/aspartoacylase family protein — protein sequence MTDTDDETFTFDGGRVEPGETEELRYSVSETYLGDPVRIPVTIINGPRPGPTAFLSAAIHGDELNGIEVVREVAQEWTHSEVCGTIVCLPVLNVQGFVAQERYLPIYERDLNRAFPGKPHSTSSNRIAHAIYQNFIEPCDFGLDFHTSTRGRTNMFHVRADMTEPDTARLARAFGTNLIIAGEGSSGMLRREATEDGIPTITLEMGEAHRFERRLIDHALEGVRSVFAEYGIYQQETVRWPGWRTVVEGWEEKTWLRADAGGIVEMLHGRGDLVHEGETVCRITNPFKTEETTVEAPFTGLLVGVLENPVVYPGNPLCHLIKIDEMQEQIIEARTGVTHR from the coding sequence ATGACCGACACGGACGACGAGACGTTCACGTTCGACGGTGGGCGGGTCGAACCGGGCGAGACCGAAGAACTCCGCTATTCGGTGAGCGAGACGTACCTCGGGGACCCGGTCCGAATCCCCGTCACGATCATCAACGGACCGCGCCCCGGCCCCACGGCGTTTCTCTCGGCGGCGATTCACGGGGACGAACTCAACGGCATCGAAGTCGTGCGGGAGGTCGCCCAAGAGTGGACGCACAGTGAGGTCTGCGGGACCATCGTCTGTCTCCCCGTACTGAACGTACAGGGGTTCGTGGCGCAAGAGCGGTACTTACCGATCTACGAACGGGACCTGAACAGGGCCTTCCCGGGGAAGCCTCACAGCACGAGTTCGAACCGGATCGCGCACGCGATCTACCAGAACTTCATCGAGCCCTGCGATTTCGGTCTCGATTTCCACACGTCCACCCGCGGACGAACCAATATGTTCCACGTCCGCGCCGATATGACGGAGCCGGACACGGCCAGACTGGCCCGGGCGTTCGGGACGAATCTCATCATCGCGGGCGAGGGCTCTTCCGGGATGCTTCGCCGCGAAGCGACCGAGGACGGGATCCCCACCATCACCCTCGAGATGGGCGAGGCGCACCGCTTCGAACGGCGGCTCATCGACCACGCGCTGGAGGGCGTGCGGAGCGTGTTCGCCGAATACGGGATCTACCAGCAGGAGACCGTCCGCTGGCCGGGGTGGCGAACCGTCGTCGAGGGGTGGGAGGAGAAGACGTGGTTGCGGGCCGACGCCGGCGGCATCGTCGAGATGCTCCACGGCCGGGGCGATCTGGTCCACGAGGGCGAGACGGTCTGTCGGATCACGAACCCGTTCAAAACGGAGGAAACGACCGTGGAGGCACCGTTCACGGGACTGCTCGTCGGCGTGCTGGAGAACCCGGTCGTGTATCCCGGCAATCCGCTCTGTCACCTCATCAAAATCGACGAGATGCAAGAGCAGATCATCGAAGCGCGGACCGGCGTCACACACCGGTGA
- a CDS encoding RimK family alpha-L-glutamate ligase, whose amino-acid sequence MTAPTDSAAREGATDRYHPGSGEPGDGAETRRIGVLSLHNSKETKAILNAVRALGHDPVWIRDENVTSQIRDGRFRLSPRVDVLVNRMLLTKSESRFEDLQLASLYEETTPVVNSPRAVADTLHKYRAAAKLAAAGLPVPDAYFGRSPRTFEAWPERLPGDAVHKHTVGTNGRQMSIVSPDEPVGPMIANRHSFLQEFLNASGDRPSDVRVYVVGDAVVGAMRRHAPEGDWRTNVALGGDVEDVTDSLDREARGLATEATTVLGLDLAGVDLMSVDGDWYVLELNATAGFKGLFDATGVSVAPHIARLAIERAGGSVDAARAEGLESTLDDSVPDCKPPLVERGTDGVLGYTTQIRINGHGGTEAVVAKSDTGAKRTSIDTDLAGRIGAGPLVGTTQVRSGIGSGSETRPLVDVDLRLNGRWRPVTVSVTDRSEMRYPVLLGRDVLGSYTLDVSRTVEE is encoded by the coding sequence ATGACCGCCCCTACTGATTCCGCAGCGCGGGAGGGAGCGACGGATCGGTATCACCCGGGGAGCGGTGAGCCGGGGGACGGAGCCGAGACACGACGAATCGGCGTGCTGAGTCTCCACAACAGCAAGGAGACCAAGGCGATCCTGAACGCCGTCCGAGCGCTGGGGCACGATCCGGTGTGGATCCGAGACGAGAACGTCACCTCGCAGATCCGTGACGGGCGCTTTCGGCTTTCGCCCCGCGTGGACGTTCTCGTCAACCGGATGCTGCTCACGAAAAGCGAGTCGCGGTTCGAGGACCTCCAGCTCGCGTCCCTCTACGAGGAGACGACTCCCGTCGTGAACTCGCCGCGGGCAGTCGCGGATACGCTTCACAAGTACCGAGCCGCGGCGAAACTCGCCGCAGCGGGGCTCCCGGTGCCCGACGCGTACTTCGGACGGTCCCCCCGAACCTTCGAAGCGTGGCCCGAGCGCCTCCCCGGCGACGCGGTCCACAAGCACACGGTCGGAACGAACGGGCGGCAGATGTCGATCGTCTCGCCGGACGAGCCGGTGGGCCCGATGATCGCCAACCGACACTCGTTCCTCCAGGAGTTCCTGAACGCGTCGGGCGACCGACCGTCCGACGTGCGGGTGTACGTCGTCGGCGACGCGGTCGTCGGGGCGATGCGCCGGCACGCTCCCGAGGGCGACTGGCGGACGAACGTCGCCCTCGGCGGGGACGTGGAAGACGTCACCGACAGCCTCGACCGGGAGGCCCGCGGCCTCGCGACGGAGGCGACGACCGTCCTCGGTCTGGACCTCGCCGGGGTCGACCTGATGTCCGTCGACGGCGACTGGTACGTTCTCGAACTCAACGCCACCGCCGGGTTCAAGGGGCTGTTCGATGCGACCGGCGTCTCGGTGGCACCTCACATCGCCCGGCTGGCGATCGAACGCGCCGGCGGGAGCGTCGACGCGGCGCGGGCGGAGGGGCTCGAATCGACGCTCGACGATTCGGTTCCCGACTGTAAACCGCCGCTCGTCGAGCGGGGCACGGACGGGGTCCTCGGATACACGACCCAGATCCGTATCAACGGTCACGGCGGAACCGAAGCGGTCGTCGCCAAGTCCGACACGGGGGCGAAACGGACGAGCATCGACACCGACCTCGCCGGTCGGATCGGCGCCGGCCCCCTCGTGGGGACGACGCAGGTTCGGTCGGGCATCGGAAGCGGTTCCGAAACTCGCCCCCTCGTCGACGTCGATCTGCGTCTCAACGGACGGTGGCGCCCCGTCACGGTCAGCGTCACCGATCGATCGGAGATGCGGTACCCGGTGCTGCTCGGTCGCGACGTGCTGGGATCGTACACGCTCGACGTGAGCCGAACGGTGGAGGAGTAG
- a CDS encoding LexA family transcriptional regulator has protein sequence MSALRRRAVLERLAATSDAERRRTTTVRALASSLGADEGAVETHLDALAACGLARKDAAGRARVTITGEELLELNPGDAVVVDADPTDS, from the coding sequence GTGTCCGCCCTGAGGCGGCGAGCCGTGCTGGAACGCCTCGCTGCGACGAGCGACGCCGAACGGCGGAGAACGACGACCGTTCGGGCGCTCGCGTCGTCGCTCGGTGCCGACGAGGGAGCGGTCGAGACCCACCTGGACGCACTAGCGGCCTGTGGACTGGCCCGGAAGGACGCCGCGGGGCGAGCGCGAGTGACGATCACCGGGGAGGAGCTTCTGGAACTCAACCCCGGCGACGCGGTGGTCGTCGACGCCGACCCGACGGACTCGTGA